In Aspergillus fumigatus Af293 chromosome 2, whole genome shotgun sequence, a genomic segment contains:
- a CDS encoding serine/threonine-protein kinase gives MGGLSLQRDEPMKLSVDSLPSGYDLSRSSLLEHEHGLGPSGLDRIRQPPSRTLNLPNRSASSLVPLSPQSNTPSRRSSTASKPSLMRISSNDSISTLEDLHRFPLESLHSFSFAQQSDELLNSRHNILKRSIDFMRDRFGWSAGNSAIANAQARMAGDAEAQSMVELMSKTSIAGKDDRHNYAGLSRGPLTSPADVDSGNIFDQAFTGPGGSAIESKATRQGHDASGGNLLSTGNIPHQRREMKSAPSSRRVSLKPQPYSIADSVTSASSSILGLGLPVPALHTHSSKWNPISQAVFRTESQAPWTILAANDLSCLVFGVTQSELRRLSILEVVQPDHRQWLESKLRDPKTSAAAKLQPLAERSQIRPVHPKSMGMGNGVTAQLLSKPPSRMAKSGRAQTDDGYGSSKRNSRHLNHPATKSRGVLLCGDVIPIQKRNGTKGSASVWVMEKRGGLIWVLEEIQENVAYIFCDDSWTITGTRGETDKIWGQGVVKLGSHITDLLPHLPTDCLKASPSKGIPKLADIKYFAARASAEICIPAIVGKEEDPRCLRVSSFPHVAGMMVLSSSTLKVISSNPVFSSALFGHARPEGMHVNDLIPGFDTLLNVLSEEENLPLVEGVVIPEPSFRRARTLSILRDGKANVASVFLEPMGITAAHRDGSTIAVDVQLRVVESETFFRQNHSEDTESHDESSDYQEDAIAIKELVYALWVTYSRKIHSIGPSATFPPPRQRSETASPSIARSPGLEKPSLEPRIPSSTLSQQLSEAASEPLTDRPVQPVPEVNHAKAKENQKKRTIADYVILEEMGQGAYGEVKLARLKKNPSKKVVLKYVTKKRILVDTWTRDRRLGTVPLEIHVLDYLRRDGLKHPNIVEMEGFFEDDVNYYIEMMPHGLPGMDLFDYIELKVNMDEVECRNIFRQVVDAIHHLHTKALVVHRDIKDENVILDGEGRIKIIDFGSAAYIKNGPFDVFVGTIDYAAPEVLQGKSYRGKEQDIWALGILLYTIVYKENPFYNIDEILDHPLRIPFLPFSEDCIDLIKKMLDRDVDNRLTITEVMEHPWMLYN, from the exons ATCTTCTCTACTCGAGCACGAGCATGGACTAGGCCCATCGGGGTTGGACCGCATCCGCCAACCACCTTCACGAACTCTGAATCTCCCTAACAGATCTGCCTCATCGCTTGTTCCCCTATCGCCCCAAAGCAACACTCCTTCTCGTCGATCCAGCACGGCCTCGAAACCCAGCCTCATGCGCATATCCTCAAATGACAGCATCAGCACGTTGGAAGACCTTCATCGCTTCCCCCTGGAGTCGTTACattcattttcctttgccCAGCAATCCGACGAATTACTCAACAGTCGTCATAACATTCTGAAACGATCCATAGATTTTATGCGTGACCGTTTCGGCTGGTCCGCTGGCAATTCCGCCATTGCCAACGCGCAGGCTCGCATGGCTGGCGATGCGGAGGCCCAAAGTATGGTAGAGCTCATGTCCAAAACAAGTATTGCGGGGAAGGACGACAGACACAATTATGCTGGCTTATCGCGTGGCCCGTTGACGAGCCCCGCAGATGTGGACAGCGGCAATATTTTTGATCAAGCTTTCACTGGGCCTGGAGGCTCTGCGATTGAGAGCAAAGCGACACGACAAGGACATGATGCGAGTGGAGGGAATCTTTTATCCACTGGAAACATACCTCACCAAAGAAGGGAGATGAAGTCTGCTCCTTCCTCCAGGCGCGTAAGCTTAAAAC CACAACCGTACTCTATTGCGGACTCTGTTACATCTGCCAGTTCTTCGATCTTGGGCCTGGGCCTCCCCGTTCCCGCCTTACATACCCATAGCAGCAAATGGAATCCCATCTCACAAGCCGTCTTTAGGACCGAGTCGCAAGCGCCATGGACGATACTAGCTGCCAATGACCTGTCCTGTCTCGTATTTGGTGTCACACAATCGGAGCTCCGCAGGTTGAGTATCCTAGAGGTCGTCCAACCGGACCATCGACAATGGCTGGAATCCAAATTGCGAGACCCCAAAACTAGCGCCGCAGCGAAACTCCAACCTTTAGCCGAGAGATCACAAATCAGACCGGTCCACCCAAAATCTATGGGGATGGGCAATGGTGTCACCGCACAACTCCTCAGTAAGCCGCCTTCTCGAATGGCCAAATCGGGGCGAGCCCAGACCGATGACGGGTACGGCTCCAGCAAACGCAACTCGAGACATCTGAATCATCCAGCTACAAAATCGCGAGGTGTCCTGTTATGTGGGGATGTTATACCTATTCAGAAGCGTAATGGAACGAAAGGCTCTGCCAGCGTCTGGGTCATGGAGAAACGCGGGGGCCTTATCTGGGTTCTTGAGGAAATACAGGAGAATGTCGCCTACATCTTCTGCGACGACTCCTGGACCATCACTGGCACCCGTGGGGAAACCGACAAGATCTGGGGCCAGGGCGTGGTGAAGCTTGGATCACATATCACAGACCTTCTCCCCCACTTGCCGACGGATTGCCTAAAGGCTTCACCTAGCAAAGGTATACCAAAACTTGCCGATATAAAATACTTTGCTGCCCGGGCTTCTGCTGAGATCTGTATCCCGGCTATTGttggaaaggaagaagatccgcGCTGTCTCCGAGTATCCAGTTTCCCTCACGTTGCGGGCATGATGGTCCTGTCTTCGTCCACGCTAAAGGTGATTAGTTCTAATCCAGTGTTTTCGTCGGCCCTCTTCGGCCACGCACGACCGGAGGGTATGCATGTCAACGACCTAATACCTGGCTTTGACACCCTGCTCAACGTGCtcagcgaagaggaaaatTTGCCCTTGGTGGAGGGAGTGGTGATTCCTGAACCCAGCTTCCGAAGAGCACGGACACTTTCCATCCTCCGCGACGGTAAGGCGAACGTGGCTTCCGTGTTCCTGGAACCGATGGGCATCACTGCTGCCCATCGTGACGGGTCAACAATTGCCGTAGACGTTCAATTGCGCGTTGTGGAAAGCGAGACCTTTTTCCGTCAAAACCACAGTGAGGACACGGAAAGCCATGACGAATCAAGTGATTACCAAGAAGATGCAATCGCCATAAAGGAACTTGTTTATGCTTTATGGGTCACGTATTCGAGAAAGATCCACTCAATAGGGCCGTCAGCAACCTTTCCTCCCCCGCGACAACGATCCGAGACGGCAAGCCCATCTATTGCGCGCTCTCCCGGCCTCGAAAAGCCATCGCTGGAGCCTCGGATACCATCTTCTACGTTAAGTCAACAACTCAGCGAAGCAGCATCGGAACCACTGACAGATCGGCCTGTTCAACCTGTCCCTGAGGTGAACCATGCCAAAGCTAAGGAGAATCAGAAGAAACGAACAATTGCGGACTATGTGATACTGGAGGAGATGGGACAAGGAGCGTACGGTGAAGTCAAACTCGCTCGCTTAAAGAAGAACCCGTCCAAGAAGGTCGTTTTGAAGTACGTCACAAAGAAGCGGATTCTGGTGGACACCTGGACTCGCGACCGTCGGCTGGGGACAGTGCCTCTGGAGATCCACGTTCTCGACTACCTTCGGCGTGACGGCCTGAAGCACCCGAATATTGTCGAGATGGAGGGGTTctttgaagatgatgtcAACTACTATATCGAAATGATGCCCCACGGTCTTCCGGGAATGGATCTTTTCGATTACATCGAACTCAAGGTGAATATGGATGAGGTCGAGTGCAGGAACATCTTCCGACAGGTGGTGGATGCTAtccatcatcttcatacGAAAGCGCTGGTTGTTCATCGGGATATCAAAGACGAGAATGTGATTCTGGACGGCGAAGGCAGGATCAAAATCATCGACTTTGGAAGCGCTGCCTATATCAAGAATGGGCCTTTTGATGTCTTTGTAGGAACTATTG ACTATGCTGCCCCGGAAGTACTGCAAGGCAAGTCTTACAGAGGCAAGGAGCAGGATATTTGGGCACTCGGTATTCTTCTCTACACCATCGTCTACAAAGAAAACCCATTCTACAACATCGATGAGATCCTGGACCATCCGCTCCGAATACCATTTTTGCCGTTCTCGGAGGACTGCATTGATCTGATCAAAAAGATGCTTGATCGCGATGTTGACAACCGCTTGACGATCACAGAAGTTATGGAGCATCCATGGATGCTTTACAACTGA